The following proteins are encoded in a genomic region of Entelurus aequoreus isolate RoL-2023_Sb linkage group LG01, RoL_Eaeq_v1.1, whole genome shotgun sequence:
- the hmces gene encoding abasic site processing protein HMCES isoform X1 encodes MHLRTQNKCKSERARTDTHAIFVCFEPNSGGQGLTVKMCGRTACTLAPDEVSRACLYRNRGGQRRQPGWRDGDADKYRPSYNKSPQSMSPVLLSHRHFDKNAPADECVLAAMRWGLVPSWFKEDDPSKMQYSTNNCRSENILQKKSYKDPLLKGQRCVILADGFYEWKRQEKTKQPFFIYFPQTQRSGQEEKDDNLVNASGLNAEAEEWTGWRLLTMAGLFECWTPPAGGEPLYTYSVITVNASPNLQGIHDRMPAILAGEDEVRRWLDFGEVKSLEALKLLQPENILTYHPVSSFVNNSRNNSPECLQPVDLNQKKEPKQTASSKMMKNWLAGGSSKRKESDAGGVEEDGVKETQAGALQQWLQGPNKKAKTQ; translated from the exons ATGCACTTACGCACTCAAAACAAGTGTAAGTCCGAAAGAGCGCGAACTGACACACACGCCATTTTTGTGTGCTTCGAACCCAATTCAGGTGGACAGGGTTTGACGGTAAAAATGTGTGGAAGGACTGCGTGTACACTGGCTCCTGACGAGGTGAGCCGAGCCTGCTTGTACAGAAACCGGGGCGGGCAGCGGAGACAGCCCGGTTGGAGGGACGGAGATGCGGATAAATACCGACCCTCGTACAACAAGAGTCCCCAGTCCATGAGTCCCGTGCTGCTGTCACACAGACATTTTGACAAG AATGCTCCTGCAGATGAGTGTGTGTTAGCCGCCATGCGTTGGGGCCTGGTACCTTCCTGGTTTAAAGAGGACGACCCGAGCAAGATGCAGTACAGCACCAACAACTGCCGCAGTGAGAACATCCTGCAGAAGAAGTCCTACAAG GATCCCCTGTTGAAAGGACAGCGCTGTGTCATCCTCGCTGACGGCTTCTACGAATGGAAGCGGCAGGAGAAAACCAAGCAGCCCTTCTTCATCTACTTCCCTCAGACTCAGAGGTCCGGTCAGGAGGAGAAAGATGACAACCTTGTCAACGCGTCCGGTTTGAATGCAGAG GCAGAAGAGTGGACAGGGTGGAGGCTGCTTACCATGGCGGGACTTTTTGAGTGCTGGACACCTCCAGCTGGCGGGGAGCCTCTCTACACGTACAGCGTCATCACTGTCAACGCTTCGCCAAACCTGCAGGGCATCCATGATAG GATGCCGGCCATCTTGGCGGGAGAGGATGAAGTGAGGAGATGGCTTGACTTCGGGGAGGTGAAGTCTCTAGAAGCCCTGAAACTGCTCCAGCCTGAAAATATTTTGACCTATCATCCTGTTTCATCATTCGTCAATAACTCGCGCAACAACTCACCCGAGTGCCTCCAACCCGTGGACCTCAACCAGAAAAAG GAGCCCAAGCAGACAGCCAGCAGCAAGATGATGAAGAACTGGCTGGCAGGTGGATCTTCAAAGAGGAAGGAGTCGGATGCTGGTGGCGTTGAGGAAGACGGAGTAAAGGAGACACAGGCGGGAGCACTTCAGCAGTGGCTGCAGGGGCCTAACAAGAAAGCAAAAACCCAGTAG
- the hmces gene encoding abasic site processing protein HMCES isoform X2, translating into MCGRTACTLAPDEVSRACLYRNRGGQRRQPGWRDGDADKYRPSYNKSPQSMSPVLLSHRHFDKNAPADECVLAAMRWGLVPSWFKEDDPSKMQYSTNNCRSENILQKKSYKDPLLKGQRCVILADGFYEWKRQEKTKQPFFIYFPQTQRSGQEEKDDNLVNASGLNAEAEEWTGWRLLTMAGLFECWTPPAGGEPLYTYSVITVNASPNLQGIHDRMPAILAGEDEVRRWLDFGEVKSLEALKLLQPENILTYHPVSSFVNNSRNNSPECLQPVDLNQKKEPKQTASSKMMKNWLAGGSSKRKESDAGGVEEDGVKETQAGALQQWLQGPNKKAKTQ; encoded by the exons ATGTGTGGAAGGACTGCGTGTACACTGGCTCCTGACGAGGTGAGCCGAGCCTGCTTGTACAGAAACCGGGGCGGGCAGCGGAGACAGCCCGGTTGGAGGGACGGAGATGCGGATAAATACCGACCCTCGTACAACAAGAGTCCCCAGTCCATGAGTCCCGTGCTGCTGTCACACAGACATTTTGACAAG AATGCTCCTGCAGATGAGTGTGTGTTAGCCGCCATGCGTTGGGGCCTGGTACCTTCCTGGTTTAAAGAGGACGACCCGAGCAAGATGCAGTACAGCACCAACAACTGCCGCAGTGAGAACATCCTGCAGAAGAAGTCCTACAAG GATCCCCTGTTGAAAGGACAGCGCTGTGTCATCCTCGCTGACGGCTTCTACGAATGGAAGCGGCAGGAGAAAACCAAGCAGCCCTTCTTCATCTACTTCCCTCAGACTCAGAGGTCCGGTCAGGAGGAGAAAGATGACAACCTTGTCAACGCGTCCGGTTTGAATGCAGAG GCAGAAGAGTGGACAGGGTGGAGGCTGCTTACCATGGCGGGACTTTTTGAGTGCTGGACACCTCCAGCTGGCGGGGAGCCTCTCTACACGTACAGCGTCATCACTGTCAACGCTTCGCCAAACCTGCAGGGCATCCATGATAG GATGCCGGCCATCTTGGCGGGAGAGGATGAAGTGAGGAGATGGCTTGACTTCGGGGAGGTGAAGTCTCTAGAAGCCCTGAAACTGCTCCAGCCTGAAAATATTTTGACCTATCATCCTGTTTCATCATTCGTCAATAACTCGCGCAACAACTCACCCGAGTGCCTCCAACCCGTGGACCTCAACCAGAAAAAG GAGCCCAAGCAGACAGCCAGCAGCAAGATGATGAAGAACTGGCTGGCAGGTGGATCTTCAAAGAGGAAGGAGTCGGATGCTGGTGGCGTTGAGGAAGACGGAGTAAAGGAGACACAGGCGGGAGCACTTCAGCAGTGGCTGCAGGGGCCTAACAAGAAAGCAAAAACCCAGTAG
- the LOC133648618 gene encoding ras-related protein rab7-like has protein sequence MTSRKKVLLKVIILGDSGVGKTSLMNQYVNKKFSNQYKATIGADFLTKEVMVDDRLVTMQIWDTAGQERFQSLGVAFYRGADCCVLVFDVTAPNTFKTLDSWRDEFLIQASPRDPENFPFVVLGNKIDLENRQVTTKRAQAWCQSKNNIPYFETSAKEAINVEQAFQTIARNALKQETEVEMYEFPEPIKLDRNERAKPSAEPCSC, from the exons ATGACATCAAGGAAGAAAGTACTCCTTAAAGTAATCATCCTTGGAGACTCTGG CGTGGGGAAGACCTCGTTGATGAACCAGTATGTGAATAAGAAGTTTAGTAACCAGTACAAAGCCACGATAGGTGCAGATTTTTTGACGAAAGAAGTCATGGTGGACGACAGACTGGTCACAATGCAG ATTTGGGACACAGCAGGTCAAGAGAGGTTCCAGTCTTTAGGTGTGGCGTTCTACCGTGGCGCCGACTGTTGCGTTCTGGTCTTTGACGTGACCGCCCCCAACACCTTTAAGACTCTCGACAGCTGGAGGGACGAGTTCTTGATCCAGGCCAGCCCTCGAGATCCAGAGAACTTCCCCTTTGTGGTGCTGGGCAACAAGATCGACTTGGAGAACAGACAG GTTACAACCAAGAGGGCACAGGCGTGGTGTCAGAGCAAGAACAACATCCCCTATTTTGAAACCAGCGCCAAGGAGGCCATCAATGTGGAGCAGGCCTTCCAGACCATTGCACGCAATGCCCTCAAACAG GAGACCGAAGTGGAGATGTACGAGTTCCCAGAGCCGATCAAGCTGGACAGGAACGAGCGAGCCAAGCCTTCAGCAGAGCCCTGCAGCTGCTGA